In the Chlorobium limicola DSM 245 genome, one interval contains:
- a CDS encoding lipoate--protein ligase family protein, with the protein MKDLFSTVYCVDTGLQTGERNMSLDRCLMQALLDGRFSAKYGANSCLWRFYGWHPHAVTLGYNQDITHIDAGLCAKEGVDIVRRPTGGRAVFHAEEFTYSFFSGLDIPNSSLYRMVHQVIMSALRELGIHAEFCRSTLDEAAAKKLPVTCFTSSARYELQVNGRKLVGSAQRRTGNVLLQHGSLPFTQKHKDLCRFISYPDDETALTTRYEMERKTISLEEVLGYIPPYPMMSGLMQKALALHSGPSIIMLEQSEIEEFVQHAELVICKTYETL; encoded by the coding sequence GTGAAAGATCTCTTTTCAACAGTTTATTGTGTCGATACGGGTCTGCAGACGGGTGAACGGAATATGTCGCTCGACCGCTGCCTCATGCAGGCATTACTCGATGGCCGCTTTTCCGCAAAATATGGTGCAAACAGTTGTTTATGGAGATTTTACGGTTGGCATCCACATGCCGTTACGCTTGGCTACAATCAGGATATAACCCATATCGATGCCGGTTTATGCGCAAAGGAAGGGGTTGATATTGTCAGGAGGCCTACCGGAGGAAGGGCTGTTTTCCATGCAGAGGAGTTCACCTACAGTTTTTTTTCCGGTTTAGATATTCCGAACTCCAGCCTCTATCGCATGGTTCATCAGGTAATCATGTCAGCCCTCCGTGAGCTTGGCATTCATGCCGAATTCTGCCGCTCGACGCTTGATGAGGCTGCCGCAAAAAAGCTTCCCGTGACCTGTTTTACCTCATCTGCCCGTTATGAACTGCAGGTGAACGGAAGGAAGCTTGTCGGTTCCGCGCAGAGGCGGACCGGTAATGTGCTGCTGCAGCACGGCTCACTTCCTTTTACCCAAAAACACAAGGATCTCTGCAGATTCATCTCATATCCGGATGACGAAACTGCCCTGACGACCCGGTATGAGATGGAAAGAAAAACTATTTCACTCGAGGAAGTTCTGGGTTATATTCCCCCATATCCTATGATGTCGGGATTGATGCAGAAGGCTCTGGCCCTGCACTCCGGACCTTCAATAATTATGCTTGAACAGAGTGAAATTGAAGAGTTTGTTCAACATGCAGAGCTCGTGATCTGCAAAACATACGAAACGTTATGA
- a CDS encoding efflux RND transporter periplasmic adaptor subunit, with the protein MKKQQLLRNRKSLLIAIPLLLIGIALLISFFIFREKAVEVTTEKTFRKEVVHVVTATGKIEPETEVAMSPDVSGEIIELPVKDGQQVRKGDLLFKIQPDVYINQVEQSMAQLNLAKAQSLEAKSRKIKAEDDFRKASLLFREKLISQTDFLAAKTNADAASASFEASTYAIEQYRSLYDQNQDRMRKTVIRAPIDGTIIKLNSKTGERVVGTGQFPGTEVLGLANLDSMQVEVEVNENDIVNVRKGNPVAITVDAFGDRIFRGVVHEISNSAISQAAGTQEEVTNFSVKIRILNHMRLLKPGMSATADIESIRVKNALVVPIQSVTVRTPQGKKASRKDDKEPEEKQTREIESVEGVFIAKNGKAVFRKVKTGTADNTHIIILSGLNAGEDVVSGSYTAITSLLYDGCSIKTPKR; encoded by the coding sequence ATGAAGAAACAACAACTGCTTCGAAACCGTAAATCCCTGCTGATCGCCATCCCGCTTCTGTTAATTGGAATAGCGCTCCTCATATCTTTTTTCATCTTCAGGGAAAAAGCCGTGGAAGTCACAACAGAAAAAACGTTCAGAAAAGAGGTGGTTCATGTGGTCACGGCTACAGGGAAAATCGAACCGGAGACCGAAGTGGCCATGTCGCCCGATGTTTCGGGAGAGATCATAGAGCTGCCGGTAAAAGACGGACAGCAGGTCAGAAAAGGGGATCTTCTTTTCAAGATCCAGCCTGACGTCTATATCAATCAGGTCGAACAGAGCATGGCGCAGCTTAACCTTGCAAAAGCACAAAGTCTCGAGGCAAAATCAAGAAAAATCAAGGCGGAAGACGATTTTCGGAAAGCATCGCTGCTTTTCAGAGAAAAGCTGATATCCCAGACGGATTTCCTTGCAGCCAAAACCAATGCCGATGCGGCAAGTGCATCGTTTGAGGCCTCGACCTACGCAATCGAACAGTACAGGAGCCTGTACGATCAGAACCAGGATCGGATGAGAAAAACCGTTATCCGCGCTCCGATCGACGGGACCATCATCAAACTCAACAGTAAAACCGGTGAACGTGTGGTAGGAACCGGACAGTTTCCCGGAACCGAGGTGCTCGGACTGGCAAACCTCGACAGCATGCAGGTCGAGGTGGAAGTCAATGAAAACGATATTGTAAATGTCAGAAAAGGCAATCCGGTAGCAATAACGGTCGATGCTTTCGGGGATCGCATCTTCAGAGGTGTTGTGCATGAAATTTCGAACTCGGCGATCTCTCAGGCTGCAGGAACTCAGGAGGAGGTGACGAATTTTTCGGTCAAAATACGAATACTTAACCACATGCGCCTTCTTAAGCCGGGGATGAGCGCAACAGCCGACATCGAGTCCATACGGGTAAAAAATGCGCTTGTTGTGCCAATACAGAGCGTTACCGTGAGAACACCACAGGGCAAAAAAGCCTCCCGAAAGGATGATAAGGAACCGGAGGAAAAACAGACTCGAGAAATCGAAAGCGTTGAAGGCGTCTTTATAGCAAAAAACGGCAAGGCTGTATTCCGAAAGGTGAAGACCGGAACGGCCGACAACACTCATATCATTATACTTTCGGGACTTAATGCTGGTGAAGATGTCGTTTCCGGCAGCTATACGGCAATTACCTCGCTGCTCTATGACGGTTGCAGCATCAAAACCCCGAAACGGTAA
- a CDS encoding DUF4136 domain-containing protein, whose product MKYILAPILPVLVMLLATSCSSFSVMSDFDRNFNFNRPLTYQWVTPPVDESPDLLSANPLIRKRVQDAVSTELVSRGLMPAGLSRPDLLLVVRAYVNEKSFTRYDMHPFHHSFFYHGRIFRYSPGFSPFYEDPVTVYYEEGNLVVDMLDEKGTNLVWRGSARGYLKKYRTGESMQKDIDLAVSEIFADFPSPKHVAR is encoded by the coding sequence ATGAAGTATATTCTTGCTCCTATCCTGCCAGTGCTCGTGATGCTTCTGGCGACTTCATGCTCGAGCTTTTCTGTCATGAGCGATTTTGACCGGAATTTCAATTTTAATCGTCCGCTGACCTACCAATGGGTGACCCCTCCTGTCGATGAGAGTCCGGATCTGCTCTCGGCAAATCCGCTCATACGTAAACGGGTTCAGGATGCCGTTTCGACTGAACTCGTTTCGAGAGGGCTTATGCCTGCCGGTTTATCCAGGCCCGATCTGCTTCTTGTCGTCCGTGCTTATGTGAATGAAAAGAGCTTCACAAGGTATGATATGCATCCGTTTCATCACAGCTTTTTTTATCATGGCAGGATTTTTCGTTATTCCCCAGGGTTTTCTCCTTTTTATGAAGATCCAGTGACTGTTTATTATGAGGAGGGTAATCTTGTCGTCGATATGCTGGATGAAAAAGGGACGAATCTGGTCTGGAGGGGATCGGCAAGAGGTTACCTGAAAAAATACAGAACCGGGGAATCCATGCAGAAAGATATCGATCTTGCTGTTTCAGAAATCTTTGCTGATTTTCCCTCGCCAAAACATGTCGCCCGGTAA
- a CDS encoding D-alanine--D-alanine ligase family protein: MSKTTIALLFGGKSTEHEISIISARSISGAIDRERYRVVPVYITHEGAWFSGDSAAEILSLDLSSIMRKSSVGNTETLLREMIRNSAEKPFDFNFRAAGIDVVFIALHGSYGEDGRVQGLLDTMGIPYTGCGVSASAIAMDKALTKLCAADAGVATAPSITLDADSYLADPEPVHELVDSTFGYPLFVKPASLGSSVGISKVHLPAALPEALKVACSYDRKILVEAAVSGKEIEVAVLGNDRPVASVPGEVEPGSDFYDFQDKYIHNTAKTFIPARLPDKLLDSVRCSAITVYKALGCRGMSRVDFFVNEENGSIVLNEINTIPGFTDISMYPKLFEASGIPFTALIDKLLHYAQEKPEAAGR; the protein is encoded by the coding sequence ATGTCAAAGACGACCATTGCCCTTCTTTTCGGAGGTAAATCAACAGAACACGAAATATCCATCATTTCAGCCCGTTCAATTTCGGGAGCAATCGACAGGGAACGCTATCGTGTTGTTCCGGTGTATATTACACATGAAGGAGCGTGGTTCTCCGGAGATTCAGCTGCTGAAATCCTGAGTCTTGACCTGTCGTCAATCATGAGAAAGTCCTCCGTCGGGAATACCGAAACACTGCTCAGGGAGATGATTCGAAACAGTGCCGAGAAACCCTTTGACTTCAACTTCAGAGCGGCAGGAATCGATGTGGTTTTTATTGCCCTGCACGGCAGTTACGGAGAGGATGGCCGGGTACAGGGATTACTTGATACCATGGGAATCCCCTATACCGGCTGCGGAGTATCCGCTTCAGCGATCGCAATGGACAAGGCCCTTACAAAACTCTGTGCAGCCGACGCGGGAGTAGCTACGGCACCGTCCATCACTCTCGATGCGGACAGCTATCTTGCCGATCCGGAACCTGTTCATGAGCTTGTCGACAGCACATTCGGCTATCCCCTCTTCGTCAAGCCGGCAAGTCTCGGATCCTCGGTAGGCATCTCCAAGGTCCATCTGCCTGCTGCACTTCCGGAAGCCCTGAAGGTTGCCTGCAGCTACGACAGAAAAATACTTGTTGAAGCCGCTGTCAGCGGCAAAGAGATTGAGGTTGCCGTACTCGGAAACGACCGGCCAGTGGCTTCGGTGCCGGGCGAAGTCGAACCCGGCAGTGATTTTTACGATTTTCAGGACAAGTATATCCACAATACTGCGAAAACATTCATTCCTGCCCGCCTTCCCGATAAACTGCTCGACAGCGTTCGCTGCAGCGCTATAACCGTCTACAAGGCTCTTGGCTGCAGAGGCATGTCGCGGGTCGATTTTTTCGTAAACGAAGAAAACGGCTCGATTGTCCTCAACGAAATCAACACGATTCCGGGATTTACCGATATCAGTATGTATCCGAAACTTTTCGAGGCATCCGGAATTCCTTTTACCGCACTTATCGATAAACTCCTGCACTATGCACAGGAAAAACCTGAAGCGGCAGGCAGGTAA
- the purS gene encoding phosphoribosylformylglycinamidine synthase subunit PurS — protein sequence MPYNAKIKVTLRQSILDVQGKAVEHALKNLGYGTVDSARIGKYIEVSINETDRVEAERICNEICQKLLSNPVMENYAFELEQVN from the coding sequence ATGCCCTATAACGCTAAAATAAAGGTTACCCTGCGTCAGTCCATTCTCGATGTTCAGGGAAAAGCTGTTGAGCATGCCCTGAAGAATCTGGGATATGGAACAGTTGATTCTGCAAGGATCGGCAAGTATATCGAAGTGAGCATCAATGAAACGGACAGGGTGGAAGCCGAGCGCATCTGTAACGAGATCTGCCAGAAACTTCTGTCGAATCCTGTCATGGAAAACTATGCATTCGAACTTGAACAAGTAAATTAA
- the pssA gene encoding CDP-diacylglycerol--serine O-phosphatidyltransferase, whose amino-acid sequence MTDEGRESPRKRYPPVLKTDPDGRLRILPFVSRSFVPSLFTVMNMVSGYIAIVMSGEGSFVVACWFIILAAFFDTIDGFVARVTNGISDFGFELDSLSDLVSFGAAPAYLVYRFALEGMPFNAGIFLSSLIMVGSGLRLARFNITLIGYHKESFSGLPAPAQALTIAGFVLWMLAEPALLSEESLRTVLCWLAAVLSFLMVSKINYDALPKPTLDAFRRQPLQLSLYVIALFCVLVFQAKAFFLAMLLYILLGVIRSVGLLFRQWQT is encoded by the coding sequence ATGACAGACGAAGGAAGAGAGAGTCCCCGAAAACGATATCCTCCCGTACTTAAAACCGATCCGGACGGACGATTACGGATACTTCCATTTGTATCGCGTTCATTTGTGCCTTCGCTCTTCACGGTCATGAACATGGTCAGCGGTTATATCGCCATTGTGATGTCGGGGGAAGGAAGTTTTGTCGTCGCCTGCTGGTTCATCATTCTTGCAGCTTTTTTCGATACCATTGACGGTTTTGTCGCGAGGGTGACTAATGGAATTTCCGATTTCGGATTCGAACTCGACTCTCTTTCCGATCTGGTCTCTTTTGGTGCCGCACCGGCTTACCTTGTCTATCGTTTCGCTCTCGAGGGAATGCCGTTCAATGCCGGTATTTTTCTGAGTTCACTGATTATGGTCGGCAGCGGACTTCGACTCGCCCGCTTCAATATTACGCTGATCGGGTATCATAAAGAGTCATTTTCAGGTCTTCCCGCTCCGGCCCAGGCACTCACCATTGCCGGTTTTGTGCTCTGGATGCTTGCAGAACCCGCATTGTTGTCCGAAGAGTCGCTTCGCACGGTGCTCTGCTGGCTTGCTGCCGTTCTCTCTTTTCTGATGGTAAGCAAGATCAACTACGATGCCCTGCCTAAGCCTACGCTCGATGCATTCAGGCGGCAGCCACTACAACTCAGTCTTTATGTTATTGCGTTGTTCTGCGTACTTGTCTTTCAGGCGAAGGCTTTTTTTCTGGCCATGTTATTGTATATTCTGCTCGGGGTTATCCGCTCGGTCGGTCTTTTGTTCCGGCAGTGGCAGACATGA
- the panB gene encoding 3-methyl-2-oxobutanoate hydroxymethyltransferase: MNRGNQQKSAHVTTRRLLDMKEKGEKISVLTAYDFTTARILDRAGVDVILVGDSASNVFSGHNTTLPITIDEMIYHAKAVVRGVQAETSRAMVVIDMPFMSYQLSSEEALRNAGKIMKEHECDAVKMEGGRIVADTVKRITDVGIPVMGHLGLMPQSIYKYGSYRVRAQEGREAEQLLEDAKLIEQAGAFAVVLEKIPSKLAEEVTAQLTIPTIGIGAGSSCDGQVLVINDILGLNREFRPRFVRRYAELDAIIDGAVRQYVDDVKSGNFPSPDESY; the protein is encoded by the coding sequence ATGAACCGTGGCAACCAGCAGAAATCAGCCCATGTGACCACCCGAAGACTCCTCGATATGAAGGAAAAAGGGGAAAAAATATCGGTGCTGACCGCCTATGATTTCACAACAGCGAGAATTCTCGACAGGGCCGGTGTTGACGTCATTCTTGTTGGCGATTCTGCAAGCAATGTTTTTTCCGGCCACAACACGACCCTCCCTATCACCATTGACGAGATGATCTACCATGCGAAGGCCGTGGTTCGGGGCGTTCAGGCCGAAACAAGCCGCGCCATGGTGGTTATCGATATGCCGTTCATGAGCTATCAGCTGTCGAGCGAAGAGGCTTTGCGCAACGCCGGTAAAATCATGAAAGAGCATGAGTGTGATGCTGTGAAGATGGAGGGAGGAAGGATTGTTGCCGATACGGTCAAAAGAATAACCGATGTAGGTATTCCGGTGATGGGACATCTGGGTCTTATGCCCCAGTCTATTTATAAATACGGCAGCTACAGGGTACGGGCACAGGAAGGGCGCGAAGCCGAGCAACTGCTCGAAGATGCAAAATTGATCGAGCAGGCCGGAGCGTTCGCCGTTGTGCTTGAGAAAATACCTTCAAAACTTGCTGAAGAGGTTACCGCACAATTGACTATTCCTACCATCGGAATCGGCGCAGGCTCGTCCTGCGACGGTCAGGTGCTTGTGATCAACGATATTCTCGGACTTAACCGGGAGTTCCGTCCCCGTTTTGTGCGTCGCTATGCCGAACTGGACGCCATTATCGATGGGGCGGTCAGGCAGTATGTCGATGATGTGAAATCAGGCAATTTTCCTTCTCCTGATGAAAGTTATTAG
- a CDS encoding tetratricopeptide repeat protein: protein MLTEPHLFFAEVSLDLSRGEYQAGLNKLQPLEGHYPDSYLINLLFAKALKGLKRHDLALGYLEKCCHLAPANQVAWKELISLQILGTQEHDVDPALRSDPVADELELLSAALQDFQPLKSTESFDPTPLMEQKQPFPDDAVIAVPTETLAKLFTQQGAYKKAIKVYTSLIQLNPDKADHYRSGIDALLELL from the coding sequence ATGCTGACTGAACCGCATCTTTTTTTTGCCGAGGTCTCTCTCGACCTGTCGAGAGGAGAGTACCAGGCAGGGCTGAATAAACTGCAGCCTCTGGAGGGACACTATCCGGACTCCTACCTCATCAACCTGCTGTTTGCAAAAGCCCTGAAAGGCCTCAAAAGGCATGATCTTGCTCTCGGCTATCTGGAAAAATGCTGCCATCTGGCACCTGCAAACCAGGTTGCATGGAAAGAACTGATCTCATTGCAGATCCTCGGCACTCAGGAACATGATGTCGATCCGGCCTTACGGAGCGACCCGGTTGCAGATGAACTCGAGTTGCTTTCGGCTGCGCTCCAGGATTTTCAGCCGCTGAAATCGACAGAAAGCTTCGACCCAACCCCTCTCATGGAACAGAAACAGCCGTTTCCTGACGATGCCGTCATAGCGGTTCCGACAGAAACACTCGCAAAGCTGTTCACCCAGCAGGGCGCTTACAAAAAGGCAATCAAGGTCTATACCTCTCTTATACAGCTGAATCCCGACAAGGCCGATCACTACAGAAGCGGAATCGATGCCCTGCTTGAACTGCTTTAG
- a CDS encoding TolC family protein, which produces MNSRPFHAILTAATLLLLPLTVFCGEPPQKILSLQESVSIALDNASSLKKASNLVRLEGADVLRSYGGFLPRLSVSAGYVPYSVSRSYTQNSTQETVKLKNEQETLNLTLTTSLNLFNGFRDYAALQAALKNEQGAGFSLFRARQAVVFDVTQSYYQVLLNEEILAIARENLLTAKDQLTLTERQFQIGLKSMPDLYQQQAETASSELAVNQADAQLERSRLELLRRLRIDPRTKLLLEPVSKETLSPEPLKTGIDSLIAQALLRRDDLKSKKLETDAAGWQIRQATASWYPKLDLNFNVSTSGVESLRQTYSGNSFNYAYPPLGEQLENSIGYSVSLNFSWALFDGFQTRYNVEQAKINQINQRLDYEDLHSDIALDLQQAVTDYSAAFTRIESAKAGLKAAKSAYESIKRKYDLGASGFIELSSARTALFSAMSTLSQATYNLALQKNVLDFTSGTLSTR; this is translated from the coding sequence TTGAACTCTCGACCTTTTCATGCCATTCTCACTGCAGCGACTCTGCTGCTTCTGCCACTTACCGTATTCTGCGGAGAACCTCCGCAGAAAATACTCTCGCTTCAGGAATCTGTATCCATTGCTCTTGATAATGCATCGTCCCTGAAAAAAGCAAGCAACCTCGTGCGACTGGAAGGAGCCGACGTACTGAGAAGCTATGGAGGATTTCTTCCCCGGCTTTCGGTTTCGGCCGGTTATGTCCCCTATTCGGTCAGCCGTTCATACACGCAGAATTCCACCCAAGAAACCGTTAAACTGAAAAACGAGCAGGAAACGCTCAATCTGACCCTGACGACCAGCCTCAATCTTTTCAACGGCTTCAGAGATTATGCCGCTCTGCAGGCTGCGCTTAAAAACGAGCAAGGGGCAGGGTTTTCATTGTTCCGTGCCAGACAGGCGGTCGTCTTCGACGTGACGCAGAGCTATTATCAGGTACTGCTCAATGAGGAAATACTCGCCATTGCCCGTGAAAATCTGCTGACCGCAAAAGATCAGCTGACACTGACCGAACGACAGTTCCAGATCGGACTGAAATCGATGCCCGACCTCTATCAGCAGCAGGCGGAAACCGCCAGCAGCGAACTTGCCGTCAATCAGGCAGATGCACAGCTTGAACGAAGCCGGCTGGAGCTCCTTCGGAGGCTTCGCATCGATCCCCGGACAAAACTCCTGCTCGAACCGGTATCGAAAGAAACGCTCTCGCCCGAGCCGCTCAAAACCGGCATCGACAGCCTCATCGCGCAAGCCCTCCTCCGGCGCGACGACCTGAAAAGCAAAAAACTTGAAACCGATGCTGCCGGATGGCAGATACGGCAGGCGACAGCCTCCTGGTACCCGAAGCTCGACCTGAATTTCAACGTCAGCACCAGCGGTGTGGAATCGCTGCGTCAAACATACAGCGGAAATTCCTTTAATTACGCCTACCCTCCTCTTGGAGAGCAGCTTGAAAACTCGATAGGCTATTCGGTATCGCTCAATTTCAGCTGGGCCCTTTTTGACGGCTTTCAAACTCGATATAATGTAGAACAGGCAAAGATCAACCAGATCAACCAGAGGCTCGATTACGAAGACCTGCATTCGGATATCGCTCTTGACCTGCAACAGGCCGTTACGGACTATTCCGCGGCTTTTACAAGAATCGAATCGGCGAAAGCCGGCCTGAAAGCGGCAAAATCAGCCTATGAAAGCATCAAGAGAAAATACGATCTCGGCGCATCGGGGTTTATCGAGCTGAGCTCGGCTCGCACGGCACTCTTCAGCGCCATGTCCACCCTCAGTCAGGCGACCTACAATCTTGCCCTGCAGAAAAATGTGCTTGATTTCACCTCAGGAACTCTCTCAACCCGGTAA
- a CDS encoding ABC transporter permease — MKQNLLQFRYETAESLKIALFQIQSNKIRSFLTALGVIIGIVSITMMGTAINGIDIGFEKSLSMIGYDVIYVQKTSWSTMGEWWRYRNRPDLKTEYAQQINRIIADNPATEIEIAVPQMSTYQAMATYKDRVLEQIFSLGTNQEYLKTASGDLAAGRFFTPGESAGSEMVCVVGDDIASGLFPNENALGKTISLKNRKFRIVGVFKKQGKFLGLFSFDNQVIMPLGAFEKVYGRKMFVTIRVKIKDESRVAEAKEELLGLMRRIRRIAPGKEENFSINEQKAFKSQLDPIKNGIAAAGIFITGMSLFVGAIGIMNITFVSVRERTREIGLRKALGAKRTTILLQFLIESVMICLLGGFIGLVTALLITFTIEKAIPDFPVQFSFTLVFASLGVSVLTGIISGLAPAVNASKLDPADSLRYE, encoded by the coding sequence ATGAAACAGAACCTGCTGCAGTTCCGCTATGAAACCGCTGAAAGTTTGAAAATCGCACTCTTTCAGATACAATCGAATAAAATCAGATCGTTTCTTACCGCACTCGGCGTCATTATCGGCATTGTCTCCATTACCATGATGGGCACCGCGATCAATGGTATCGACATTGGTTTTGAAAAAAGTCTGTCCATGATCGGCTATGATGTGATCTACGTACAGAAAACCTCGTGGAGCACCATGGGAGAGTGGTGGAGATACCGTAACCGTCCCGACCTGAAAACGGAGTATGCCCAACAGATAAACCGCATCATTGCCGATAACCCCGCGACGGAAATTGAAATTGCCGTACCTCAGATGTCTACCTATCAGGCAATGGCAACCTATAAGGACAGAGTGCTTGAACAGATCTTTTCACTCGGCACTAACCAGGAATACCTGAAAACCGCATCAGGCGATCTTGCGGCAGGACGCTTCTTCACCCCGGGAGAGTCTGCGGGAAGCGAGATGGTCTGCGTAGTCGGCGACGATATAGCTTCGGGCCTTTTTCCCAATGAGAACGCACTCGGAAAAACCATAAGCCTGAAAAACCGGAAGTTCAGGATCGTAGGCGTTTTTAAAAAACAAGGGAAATTTCTCGGACTTTTCAGTTTCGACAACCAGGTCATCATGCCGCTTGGCGCCTTTGAAAAGGTCTACGGGCGAAAGATGTTTGTGACCATACGGGTTAAAATCAAGGATGAGAGCCGTGTTGCCGAAGCGAAAGAGGAACTGCTTGGTCTGATGCGGAGGATCCGCAGAATTGCACCCGGAAAAGAGGAGAATTTCTCGATAAACGAACAGAAAGCCTTCAAGAGCCAGCTCGACCCGATCAAGAACGGTATAGCGGCAGCAGGCATCTTTATTACCGGCATGTCGCTCTTTGTCGGAGCCATCGGCATCATGAACATAACCTTTGTCAGCGTCAGGGAGCGGACGAGAGAGATCGGCCTGAGAAAAGCGCTCGGGGCAAAAAGAACAACCATACTGCTGCAGTTCCTTATTGAATCGGTGATGATCTGCCTGCTTGGCGGATTTATCGGCCTGGTGACGGCACTCCTCATAACCTTTACCATTGAAAAGGCCATTCCCGACTTTCCGGTACAGTTTTCGTTTACCCTGGTATTTGCCAGCCTCGGTGTTTCAGTGCTCACCGGTATTATTTCAGGTCTTGCGCCTGCGGTGAATGCATCAAAACTTGATCCTGCAGATTCACTGCGATATGAGTAA
- a CDS encoding ABC transporter ATP-binding protein: MEPVIISMVSLCRYYEMGDQIVKALDNINMEFRHNDYAAIMGPSGSGKSTLMNMIGCLDTPTSGIYELNGTNVAEMDDDELARVRNREIGFVFQTFNLLPRMNCLKNVELPLIYAGVPPEERHERAEQALLSVGLGDRIQHKPSELSGGQIQRVAIARALVNKPSIILADEPTGNLDTATSHDIMEMFGKLSNEGNTIILITHEEDIARFTHRIIRLRDGRIESDERQ, from the coding sequence ATGGAACCCGTCATCATCAGCATGGTATCGCTCTGCCGGTACTACGAAATGGGCGACCAGATCGTCAAGGCGCTCGACAATATCAACATGGAGTTCAGGCACAACGATTATGCTGCCATCATGGGGCCTTCCGGAAGCGGAAAATCGACGCTCATGAATATGATCGGCTGTCTCGACACCCCGACGTCCGGAATCTATGAGCTCAACGGCACCAACGTCGCTGAAATGGATGACGATGAACTGGCAAGGGTGAGAAACCGGGAAATCGGTTTTGTTTTTCAGACCTTCAATCTGCTGCCCCGCATGAACTGTCTGAAAAATGTCGAGTTGCCTCTGATTTACGCCGGAGTGCCTCCCGAAGAACGCCATGAGCGTGCCGAACAGGCTCTGCTCAGCGTCGGACTCGGCGACCGGATACAGCACAAGCCATCCGAATTATCGGGTGGACAGATACAGCGCGTTGCCATAGCAAGGGCACTGGTCAACAAGCCCTCCATCATTCTTGCCGATGAACCGACCGGCAACCTCGACACTGCAACAAGCCACGATATCATGGAGATGTTCGGAAAACTTTCCAACGAAGGCAATACCATCATCCTCATTACCCATGAAGAGGACATCGCCCGCTTTACCCACAGGATTATCCGCCTGCGGGACGGCAGAATCGAAAGCGATGAACGTCAATGA